From the genome of Pseudomonas sp. gcc21, one region includes:
- the waaF gene encoding lipopolysaccharide heptosyltransferase II — MRILVIGPSWVGDMVMAQTLFACLKLGHGSDCEIDVLAPEWSRPILERMPEVRNALSFPLGHGVLDIKTRRTIGKGLAGQYDQAILLPNSLKSALVPFFAGIPKRTGWRGEMRFGLLNDIRKLDKDRYPLMIERFMALAFERDHELSKPYPRPTLQIDPATRDAALARFGLELDRPVLALCPGAEFGESKRWPVDHYASVADQKIRQGWQVWLFGSKNDHAVAEDIRSRLIPGLREEATNLAGETSLADAIDLMSCASAVVSNDSGLMHVAAALDRPLVAVYGSTSPGFTPPLASHVESVRLGLDCSPCFDRTCRFGHYNCLRDLKPALVVDALNRLVGDPLADPLDV, encoded by the coding sequence ATGAGAATTCTGGTTATTGGTCCCAGCTGGGTCGGCGACATGGTCATGGCGCAGACGCTGTTTGCTTGCCTTAAGCTGGGTCACGGCTCTGATTGCGAAATAGACGTGCTGGCGCCTGAGTGGAGTCGGCCGATTCTTGAACGCATGCCGGAAGTGCGTAATGCACTGAGCTTTCCGCTGGGGCATGGGGTGCTGGACATCAAGACCCGCCGTACCATTGGTAAAGGCCTGGCCGGTCAGTATGACCAGGCGATCCTGCTGCCCAACTCGCTGAAATCTGCGCTGGTGCCTTTTTTTGCCGGCATTCCCAAGCGCACCGGCTGGCGCGGCGAAATGCGCTTCGGTCTGCTTAACGATATCCGCAAGCTGGACAAGGATCGTTATCCATTGATGATCGAGCGCTTCATGGCGCTGGCCTTTGAGCGCGACCATGAACTCAGCAAGCCCTATCCGCGTCCGACCTTGCAAATCGATCCCGCCACACGCGACGCCGCGCTTGCGCGCTTCGGCCTGGAGCTCGACCGCCCTGTGTTGGCGTTGTGTCCGGGTGCCGAGTTCGGTGAATCCAAACGCTGGCCGGTGGATCATTACGCCAGTGTCGCCGATCAGAAGATTCGCCAGGGCTGGCAGGTGTGGTTATTCGGCTCGAAGAATGATCACGCCGTAGCCGAGGATATCCGCTCGCGGTTGATTCCGGGGCTGCGGGAAGAGGCAACCAACCTGGCCGGCGAAACCAGTCTGGCTGACGCGATCGATTTGATGTCCTGCGCGTCTGCGGTAGTCAGCAATGACTCAGGGCTGATGCATGTCGCAGCGGCACTGGATCGGCCGCTGGTGGCTGTCTATGGTTCTACGTCGCCAGGTTTTACCCCGCCGCTTGCTTCGCACGTGGAGTCGGTACGCCTTGGGCTTGATTGCAGTCCCTGTTTCGATCGTACTTGCCGGTTTGGGCACTACAACTGCCTTCGCGACCTGAAGCCGGCGCTGGTGGTCGATGCCCTGAACCGCCTGGTCGGTGATCCGCTGGCCGACCCGCTGGATGTGTAG
- the aceE gene encoding pyruvate dehydrogenase (acetyl-transferring), homodimeric type, which yields MKPQDIDPLETQEWLDSLESVLDAEGEDRAHYLITRMEELATRSGTLLPYSITTPYRNTIPVTHEARMPGDLFMERRIRSMVRWNALAMVMRTNQQDPDLGGHISTFASSATLYDIGFNYFFKAPTDEHGGDLVFFQGHASPGIYARAYLEGRISEEQLDNFRQEVDGNGLSSYPHPWLMPDFWQFPTVSMGLGPIQAIYQARFMKYLEHRGFIEPGKQKVWCFLGDGETDEPESLGAISLAGREKLDNLIFVVNCNLQRLDGPVRGNGKIIQELEGNFRGADWNVIKVIWGRLWDPLFAKDEDGLLQQRMDEAVDGDYQNYKANDGAYVREHFFGARPELEEMVKDLSDDEVWKLNRGGHDPYKVYAAYHAAVNHTGQPSVILAKTIKGYGTGAGQGQNTAHNTKKVDIESLKTFRDRFDIPVNDEDLEKLPFYKPEQGSAEYKYLHSRRQALGGYMPTRRAESFKVPVPPLETLKSVLDGSGDREISTTMAFVRVLSQLVKDKELGSRIVPIVPDEARTFGMEGMFRQLGIYSSVGQLYEPVDKNQVMFYREDKKGQILEEGITEAGAMSSWIAAGTAYSTYNQPMLPFYIFYSMFGFQRIGDLAWAAGDSRTKGFLIGGTAGRTTLNGEGLQHEDGHSHILASTVPNCRSYDPSYGYELAVIIREGARRMMEEQENVYYYLTVMNEAYTQPALPEGEHIQEGIMRGMYLLEEAKQPGELHVQLMGSGTILREVREAAKILQEQFGVSSDVWSATSFNELRRDGLDVERWNRLHPDQEPRTSFVEQNLAGRKGPVIAATDYMKLYAEQIRQWVPGTFKVLGTDGFGRSDSRRKLRYFFEVDRNWVAYSALVALAEAGVLERKVLGEALTSLGIDSDKTNPLDC from the coding sequence ATGAAGCCGCAAGATATCGATCCGCTCGAAACCCAGGAATGGCTCGACTCACTGGAATCCGTGCTGGATGCTGAAGGCGAGGACCGCGCGCATTACCTGATCACGCGCATGGAAGAACTGGCCACCCGCAGCGGGACGCTGCTGCCCTATTCGATTACTACGCCTTACCGCAACACCATCCCCGTCACCCACGAAGCACGCATGCCGGGCGATCTGTTCATGGAACGCCGCATTCGTTCGATGGTGCGCTGGAATGCCCTGGCGATGGTGATGCGCACGAACCAGCAGGACCCTGATCTTGGCGGCCATATTTCCACCTTCGCCTCGAGCGCAACGCTCTATGACATTGGCTTCAATTATTTCTTCAAGGCCCCGACCGACGAACACGGCGGCGACCTGGTGTTCTTCCAGGGCCATGCATCGCCCGGTATTTACGCGCGCGCCTATCTCGAAGGCCGCATCAGCGAAGAGCAACTGGATAACTTCCGTCAGGAAGTCGATGGCAACGGGTTGTCGTCCTATCCGCACCCCTGGTTGATGCCCGATTTCTGGCAATTCCCCACAGTATCCATGGGGCTCGGACCGATTCAGGCTATCTACCAGGCGCGCTTCATGAAATACCTGGAGCACCGCGGATTTATCGAGCCGGGCAAGCAGAAGGTCTGGTGCTTTCTGGGCGACGGCGAGACCGACGAGCCGGAATCTCTCGGCGCCATCTCGCTGGCGGGGCGCGAAAAACTCGACAACCTGATCTTCGTAGTCAACTGCAACCTGCAGCGCCTGGACGGCCCGGTACGTGGCAACGGCAAGATCATTCAGGAGCTGGAAGGCAACTTCCGCGGCGCTGACTGGAATGTGATCAAAGTCATTTGGGGACGTTTGTGGGATCCACTGTTCGCCAAGGATGAAGACGGCCTGTTGCAACAACGCATGGATGAAGCAGTCGACGGCGACTACCAGAACTACAAGGCCAACGATGGCGCCTATGTCCGCGAACATTTCTTCGGCGCACGCCCGGAGCTGGAGGAAATGGTCAAGGATCTTTCCGATGACGAGGTCTGGAAGCTCAACCGTGGCGGGCACGACCCCTACAAGGTGTATGCGGCCTATCACGCAGCGGTCAATCATACTGGCCAGCCGAGCGTCATTCTGGCCAAGACCATCAAGGGTTACGGTACCGGCGCCGGCCAAGGGCAGAACACCGCGCACAACACCAAGAAGGTTGATATTGAAAGCCTGAAAACCTTCCGCGATCGCTTCGACATTCCCGTCAACGACGAGGATCTGGAAAAACTGCCCTTCTACAAGCCTGAACAAGGCAGTGCTGAATACAAATACCTGCACTCACGCCGGCAGGCGCTGGGCGGCTATATGCCGACCCGCCGCGCGGAAAGCTTCAAGGTACCGGTGCCGCCACTGGAAACGCTCAAATCAGTGCTCGACGGCAGCGGTGACCGGGAAATATCCACCACCATGGCTTTCGTGCGCGTCCTGTCACAACTGGTCAAGGACAAGGAGCTTGGCTCGCGCATCGTCCCGATCGTGCCGGATGAGGCGCGTACATTCGGTATGGAAGGCATGTTCCGCCAGTTGGGTATCTACTCCTCAGTCGGCCAGTTATACGAGCCCGTCGATAAAAATCAGGTGATGTTCTACCGCGAAGACAAAAAAGGCCAGATCCTGGAAGAAGGCATCACCGAGGCGGGAGCAATGTCGAGCTGGATTGCGGCGGGCACCGCTTACAGCACCTATAACCAGCCGATGCTGCCCTTCTATATTTTCTACTCGATGTTCGGCTTCCAGCGCATTGGCGACCTCGCCTGGGCTGCGGGCGACAGCCGCACCAAGGGATTTCTCATTGGGGGTACCGCCGGACGCACCACGCTCAACGGTGAAGGCCTGCAACATGAGGACGGACACAGCCACATCCTGGCTTCGACCGTTCCCAACTGCCGCAGCTACGACCCAAGCTACGGCTACGAACTTGCGGTGATCATTCGCGAGGGCGCGCGGCGCATGATGGAAGAACAGGAAAACGTCTACTACTACCTCACCGTCATGAACGAGGCCTATACGCAGCCTGCCCTGCCTGAAGGCGAGCACATCCAGGAAGGCATCATGCGGGGCATGTATCTGCTGGAAGAAGCCAAACAGCCGGGCGAGCTACACGTCCAGCTGATGGGTAGCGGCACTATTCTGCGTGAAGTACGCGAAGCAGCGAAGATTCTGCAGGAGCAATTCGGCGTCAGCTCAGACGTTTGGAGCGCCACCAGTTTCAACGAATTGCGCCGTGACGGGCTGGATGTAGAGCGGTGGAATCGCCTGCATCCTGACCAGGAACCGCGTACCAGCTTTGTTGAGCAGAACCTGGCTGGCCGCAAGGGACCGGTCATTGCCGCCACGGATTACATGAAGCTCTACGCAGAGCAGATACGCCAATGGGTCCCCGGCACCTTCAAGGTGCTCGGCACAGACGGCTTTGGCCGTAGCGACAGCCGGCGCAAGCTGCGCTACTTCTTCGAAGTGGACCGCAACTGGGTTGCCTACAGCGCCCTCGTTGCGCTGGCGGAGGCCGGTGTACTGGAACGCAAGGTACTGGGCGAAGCCCTCACGTCCCTGGGTATCGATTCCGACAAGACCAACCCCCTGGACTGCTAA
- the glnE gene encoding bifunctional [glutamate--ammonia ligase]-adenylyl-L-tyrosine phosphorylase/[glutamate--ammonia-ligase] adenylyltransferase, whose amino-acid sequence MPSFLPRSLPASLQTLVEHHLQQWRTALQNETLEARIGELGEDFEAQLPTVLAGSDYVAEQLRRDPYIAWRLNEAGLLQRDLRAGEMSELLTEALASVSNEDQLSETLRRFRQQHQVRIIWRDLTRQAATMRTTRELSDMADACIEQAYQWLYKQACETLGTPTDSAGEPQHMVVLGMGKLGAQELNLSSDIDLIFAYPEAGETTGGRRSLSNQEFFIRVGQRLIRALDNITVDGFVFRVDMRLRPYGDSGALVFSFDALEQYYQSQGRDWERYAMIKARVVAGDQAAGAELLSMLKPFVYRRYLDFAAIEALRNLKLMIQREVKRKGLQDNVKLGSGGIREVEFIGQAYQLIHGGRDRALQQKPILAVLDVLAENDYMPDRAVDELKRAYLFLRDAEHALQALDDRQTQMLPTDQESRARIAFVMGFDDWDSLRAALDAHRQRVEAHFAYVIADPDDETDDDAPLHSEWMPLWEGALEPEQALEQLSEAGFRQPDLAWRLVQGLLNSGRVRGMQRAGRDRLDVFMPRLLGMAAEQDNPDLALERVMPLVEAVARRSAYLLLLTENPGALHELLVLCSASPWIAEQITRYPVVLDELLNAGRLYRPPETEELVDELRQQLTRIPEDDLEQQMEVLRYFKRAHVLRVAASELAGTLPLMKVSDYLTWIAEAILQQVLRLAWRELTQRHGAPKRRDGSDCEMDFVILGYGKVGGIELGHGSDLDLVFIHDGDTEAETEGAKPIEGSRFFTRLGQRIIHILNAQTTSGALYDVDMRLRPSGESGLLVSSLESFSRYQREGAWTWEHQALVRARVLAGCKRLNHRFQNLRAEVLGRERDEAGLRKEVLAMRARMRDNLATRTTNAGFAPAAFTAEAQFDLKQDAGGIVDIEFMVQYAVLAWSCRYPELLRYTDNIRILDGLRDAGLIAGDDVLRLQEAYKAYRAAAHRLALQKQPGKVSGDQFHDFRRGVIALWQQWLPDDRDE is encoded by the coding sequence ATGCCTTCTTTCTTACCGCGTTCGCTGCCTGCATCGTTGCAAACATTAGTTGAACATCATCTGCAACAGTGGCGCACAGCCTTGCAAAACGAAACGCTGGAAGCGCGCATCGGTGAGCTGGGTGAGGACTTCGAGGCCCAATTACCGACGGTGTTGGCCGGCAGCGACTACGTGGCCGAGCAGCTGCGACGCGACCCGTATATAGCCTGGCGCCTGAATGAAGCGGGGTTGCTGCAGCGCGATTTGCGAGCCGGTGAAATGTCCGAGCTGCTGACGGAAGCGCTGGCCTCGGTGAGCAACGAAGACCAATTGAGCGAGACGCTGCGCAGGTTCCGCCAGCAGCACCAGGTACGCATCATCTGGCGCGACCTGACGCGACAGGCCGCGACCATGCGCACCACGCGTGAATTGTCCGACATGGCGGACGCCTGTATCGAGCAGGCCTATCAATGGCTGTACAAGCAAGCCTGCGAAACCCTCGGCACGCCGACTGATTCGGCGGGCGAGCCGCAGCATATGGTGGTGCTGGGCATGGGTAAACTGGGCGCGCAGGAGCTCAACCTTTCCTCCGATATCGACCTGATATTTGCCTATCCCGAGGCGGGGGAAACCACCGGCGGCCGGCGAAGCCTGTCCAATCAGGAGTTCTTCATTCGTGTGGGACAGCGCCTGATCCGCGCGCTGGATAACATCACTGTGGATGGATTTGTGTTCCGCGTAGACATGCGGTTGCGCCCATACGGGGACAGCGGCGCATTGGTGTTCAGCTTCGATGCGCTGGAACAGTATTACCAGAGCCAGGGCCGCGACTGGGAACGCTACGCGATGATCAAGGCGCGCGTCGTGGCCGGTGATCAGGCGGCAGGCGCGGAGCTGTTGTCGATGCTCAAGCCCTTTGTCTACCGGCGTTATCTGGATTTTGCAGCGATCGAGGCGCTGCGCAACCTCAAGTTGATGATCCAGCGAGAGGTCAAGCGCAAGGGGTTGCAGGACAACGTCAAGCTCGGTTCAGGCGGGATCAGGGAAGTTGAGTTTATCGGCCAGGCATACCAATTGATTCACGGCGGTCGCGATCGTGCGCTGCAGCAAAAGCCCATCCTGGCGGTACTGGACGTTCTCGCAGAGAACGATTACATGCCCGACCGCGCGGTCGATGAGCTGAAGCGGGCCTACCTTTTTCTGCGCGATGCCGAGCATGCGCTTCAGGCGTTGGATGACCGACAGACGCAGATGCTGCCTACTGATCAGGAGTCGCGGGCGCGCATCGCTTTTGTCATGGGTTTCGACGACTGGGACAGCTTGCGCGCCGCGCTGGATGCACATCGGCAACGGGTGGAAGCGCATTTCGCCTATGTCATTGCCGACCCGGATGATGAAACCGATGATGACGCCCCATTGCACTCCGAGTGGATGCCGCTGTGGGAGGGCGCTCTTGAGCCGGAGCAGGCGCTCGAACAGCTGAGTGAAGCCGGTTTTCGCCAGCCTGACCTGGCCTGGCGGTTAGTACAGGGTTTGCTGAATTCTGGTCGTGTCAGGGGGATGCAGCGTGCCGGTCGCGACCGTCTGGATGTGTTCATGCCGCGCCTTTTAGGGATGGCTGCAGAGCAGGACAATCCGGACCTTGCGCTGGAACGTGTCATGCCGCTGGTTGAGGCGGTCGCACGGCGCTCGGCGTATCTGTTGCTGCTGACAGAAAATCCCGGCGCGCTGCACGAGTTGTTGGTGCTGTGCAGCGCCAGCCCCTGGATCGCCGAACAGATAACCCGTTACCCGGTTGTTCTGGATGAGTTGCTGAACGCCGGGCGCCTGTATCGTCCGCCGGAAACCGAAGAGCTGGTGGACGAGCTACGCCAACAGCTGACCCGTATACCCGAGGATGATCTCGAGCAGCAGATGGAAGTGCTGCGTTATTTCAAACGCGCCCATGTTTTGAGAGTAGCGGCATCCGAGCTGGCGGGCACCTTGCCGCTGATGAAAGTCAGCGATTATCTGACCTGGATTGCCGAGGCGATCCTGCAGCAGGTGCTGCGCCTTGCGTGGCGCGAACTGACCCAGCGCCATGGCGCGCCGAAGCGCCGCGACGGCTCGGATTGCGAGATGGATTTTGTGATTCTTGGCTATGGGAAGGTGGGCGGGATCGAGCTGGGTCATGGTTCGGATCTGGATCTGGTATTCATCCATGACGGTGACACCGAGGCGGAAACTGAAGGTGCCAAGCCGATCGAAGGCAGCCGCTTCTTTACCCGCCTGGGTCAGCGCATCATTCATATCCTCAATGCGCAGACCACCTCCGGTGCGCTTTACGACGTTGATATGCGCTTGCGACCTTCGGGCGAATCCGGATTATTGGTCAGTTCTCTCGAGTCCTTCTCCCGTTACCAGCGCGAGGGCGCCTGGACCTGGGAGCATCAGGCGCTGGTCCGGGCCAGAGTGCTGGCAGGCTGCAAGCGGCTGAATCACCGCTTTCAGAATTTGCGGGCAGAGGTACTCGGTCGCGAGCGTGATGAAGCCGGCTTGCGAAAAGAGGTGCTGGCGATGCGTGCCCGCATGCGTGACAACCTCGCTACCCGCACCACTAACGCGGGATTCGCTCCGGCTGCGTTTACTGCCGAGGCACAGTTTGATCTCAAGCAGGACGCCGGAGGTATCGTCGATATCGAATTTATGGTGCAATATGCGGTTCTGGCCTGGTCGTGCCGATACCCCGAGTTACTGCGCTATACCGATAACATCAGAATTCTAGACGGGCTGCGCGACGCCGGGTTGATAGCCGGTGACGACGTTCTACGTTTGCAGGAGGCTTACAAAGCCTACCGCGCAGCAGCCCATCGCCTGGCCCTGCAAAAACAGCCGGGCAAAGTGAGCGGCGACCAGTTTCATGATTTCCGACGCGGAGTCATCGCACTCTGGCAGCAATGGCTGCCGGACGACCGAGACGAATGA
- a CDS encoding branched-chain amino acid transaminase: protein MSMADRDGVIWFDGEMLPWRDANVHVLTHSLHYGMAVFEGVRAYNTPDGTAIFRLEAHTDRLFDSAHIMGMKIPYTKEQINDAICATVRDNNLETAYIRPLVFYGSEGMGIRADNLKVHVTIAAWHWGAYMGEAALEQGIKIRTSSFTRHHVNITMTRAKSSGAYMNSMLALQEAVSGGAEEALLLDPEGYVAEGSGENIFIVKGGVIYTPEVTACLNGITRSTVLTLAGEMNIPVVEKRITRDEVYIADEAFFTGTAAEVTPIRELDNRQIGEGRRGPITGKLQKAYFDLVNGQSGAHAEWRTLVRKS from the coding sequence ATGTCGATGGCCGATCGTGATGGTGTTATCTGGTTTGATGGTGAAATGCTGCCCTGGCGTGACGCTAACGTCCATGTACTGACGCATTCGCTGCACTACGGTATGGCTGTATTTGAAGGCGTACGCGCCTACAACACCCCGGACGGAACCGCAATCTTCCGTCTGGAAGCGCACACCGACCGCCTGTTCGATTCCGCCCACATCATGGGCATGAAAATTCCGTACACCAAAGAGCAGATCAACGACGCCATCTGCGCCACGGTGCGTGACAATAATCTGGAAACGGCCTACATCCGCCCGTTGGTATTCTACGGATCCGAAGGTATGGGTATTCGCGCCGATAACCTTAAGGTCCACGTCACTATTGCAGCCTGGCACTGGGGTGCATACATGGGAGAGGCGGCGCTGGAGCAGGGCATCAAGATCCGCACCAGCTCCTTTACCCGTCACCACGTCAACATCACCATGACCCGCGCCAAATCCAGTGGCGCCTACATGAACTCCATGCTGGCGCTGCAGGAAGCTGTTTCCGGTGGTGCTGAGGAAGCACTATTGCTGGATCCGGAAGGTTACGTTGCAGAGGGTTCCGGCGAAAACATATTCATCGTCAAGGGCGGCGTCATTTATACGCCAGAAGTCACCGCTTGCCTGAACGGCATCACGCGTAGCACAGTGCTGACCCTGGCCGGAGAAATGAATATCCCGGTTGTGGAAAAGCGCATTACCCGTGATGAAGTCTATATTGCCGATGAAGCCTTCTTTACCGGTACAGCGGCAGAAGTTACCCCGATCCGCGAACTGGATAACCGTCAGATCGGCGAAGGCCGCCGCGGTCCCATCACCGGCAAGCTGCAGAAGGCTTACTTCGACCTGGTCAACGGCCAGAGCGGCGCCCACGCTGAATGGCGTACCTTGGTACGTAAGTCCTGA
- a CDS encoding glycosyltransferase family 4 protein gives MQLAFVLYKYFPYGGLQRDFMRIAQVCQVRGHAVRVYVLSWEGDIPQGFDVQRVPVKALTNHRRNERFAAWVQADLARRPVDRVIGFNKMPGLDVYYAADPCYEHKARTQRGPLYRLGARYKHYSAFEKAVFSPAARTEILMISEVQQPLFMQYYRTPAERFHLLPPGIAPDRRAPANAEQIRNAFRREFELGDTDLLIVQIGSGFKTKGLDRSIRALASLPAGLRARTRLMVVGQDDARRFRAQAKADGVADRVEFLQGRDDVPRFLLGADLLIHPAYNENTGTVLLEALVAGLPVLTTDVCGYAHYIEEADCGLVVPSPFSQHQLNSRLARMLEDDEVRGRWHAQALAFADQADLYSLPEKAADVILGDMD, from the coding sequence ATGCAGTTGGCCTTTGTCCTTTATAAGTACTTCCCGTACGGCGGGCTGCAACGTGATTTCATGCGTATCGCGCAGGTGTGTCAGGTCCGTGGGCATGCAGTACGGGTCTATGTGTTGTCCTGGGAGGGTGATATACCGCAAGGCTTCGACGTGCAACGGGTACCGGTCAAGGCTTTGACCAATCATCGTCGCAACGAGCGTTTCGCCGCCTGGGTGCAGGCCGATCTGGCGCGACGTCCAGTGGACCGCGTGATCGGGTTCAACAAGATGCCCGGGCTGGATGTGTACTATGCCGCCGACCCCTGCTATGAGCACAAGGCGCGGACGCAGCGCGGCCCGCTGTACCGCTTGGGTGCACGATACAAACATTACTCGGCATTCGAGAAAGCGGTGTTTTCTCCTGCCGCGCGTACCGAAATATTGATGATCTCCGAGGTGCAGCAACCGCTGTTCATGCAGTACTACCGCACCCCAGCGGAGCGGTTCCATCTGCTGCCACCGGGTATCGCCCCGGATCGCCGGGCGCCTGCCAATGCAGAGCAGATCCGTAACGCGTTCCGCCGTGAGTTTGAACTTGGCGATACGGATTTGCTGATCGTACAGATCGGCTCGGGCTTCAAGACCAAAGGCCTGGACCGCTCGATACGCGCACTGGCCTCGCTGCCTGCCGGCCTGCGAGCGCGGACCCGGCTGATGGTGGTGGGGCAGGATGATGCACGGCGTTTCCGAGCGCAGGCCAAGGCTGACGGTGTAGCTGATCGCGTAGAATTCCTTCAGGGTCGCGATGATGTTCCACGCTTCTTGTTAGGCGCTGATCTGCTGATTCACCCGGCCTATAACGAGAACACTGGCACGGTGCTGCTCGAAGCCCTGGTTGCCGGTCTGCCTGTGCTGACGACCGACGTGTGCGGTTATGCGCATTACATCGAGGAGGCTGATTGCGGTCTGGTGGTGCCGAGCCCATTCAGTCAGCATCAACTGAACAGCAGGCTGGCGCGCATGCTGGAAGACGATGAGGTACGAGGCCGCTGGCATGCCCAGGCGCTGGCGTTTGCCGATCAGGCCGATTTGTATAGCCTGCCCGAAAAAGCAGCCGATGTGATTCTGGGAGACATGGATTGA
- the waaC gene encoding lipopolysaccharide heptosyltransferase I, which yields MRVLLIKTSSMGDVIHTLPALTDAQRAIPGIRFDWVVEEGFAEIPAWHPAVAEIIPVAIRRWRKSPLQTLRRGEWSRFKQRLRATSYDLVIDAQGLLKSALLTRYVKAPVVGLNKASAREPLASRFYTDAIDVPWGQHAVERVRQLFAAALGYSVPERIGDYGLDRRSLAGNKSDLRYVMFLHGTTWDSKHWPESYWRQLAEWAVSMDLQVRLPWGNDVEKKRAERIASDLPGVDVLPRMSLAGMASMLAGASACVAVDTGLGHLAAALDVPTLSLFGPTNPGFTGAYGAAQRHLAADYPACVPCMQKQCTYKPTAEEAREFDMQREQPFCFTRLNPRRIQAELLSLLKQGAN from the coding sequence ATGCGAGTATTGCTGATCAAGACGTCGTCCATGGGCGATGTTATCCATACGCTGCCGGCCTTGACCGACGCGCAGCGAGCCATCCCCGGCATCCGGTTCGATTGGGTTGTCGAGGAGGGCTTTGCGGAGATTCCCGCGTGGCACCCGGCGGTCGCTGAAATCATTCCGGTCGCGATCAGGCGCTGGCGCAAGAGTCCGTTGCAGACATTGCGCCGCGGTGAATGGTCACGCTTCAAACAACGTCTGCGCGCCACGTCGTATGACCTGGTAATTGATGCCCAGGGTTTGCTCAAAAGCGCTCTGCTAACGCGTTACGTCAAGGCGCCCGTGGTCGGCCTCAACAAGGCTTCCGCACGCGAACCATTAGCAAGCCGCTTTTATACTGACGCTATCGACGTGCCCTGGGGGCAGCATGCGGTGGAGCGGGTGCGCCAGTTGTTTGCTGCGGCACTAGGTTACAGCGTACCGGAGCGGATCGGGGATTACGGTCTCGACCGCCGGAGCTTGGCCGGGAACAAATCTGATCTGCGTTATGTGATGTTTCTTCACGGCACTACCTGGGACAGTAAGCACTGGCCCGAGAGCTACTGGCGCCAGCTGGCTGAGTGGGCGGTGTCGATGGATCTCCAGGTCCGCTTGCCCTGGGGCAACGATGTGGAGAAAAAACGTGCGGAGCGCATAGCCTCTGATTTGCCTGGCGTCGACGTGCTGCCGCGCATGTCGCTGGCGGGGATGGCGAGCATGCTCGCAGGCGCTTCTGCCTGCGTTGCGGTCGATACAGGACTGGGGCATCTGGCGGCCGCGCTTGATGTGCCTACGCTTTCGCTCTTTGGTCCGACTAACCCCGGCTTCACCGGCGCTTATGGCGCGGCACAGCGTCACCTGGCTGCTGATTACCCAGCCTGCGTGCCCTGCATGCAGAAGCAATGCACTTACAAACCCACCGCTGAAGAAGCCCGCGAGTTTGATATGCAGCGCGAACAGCCGTTCTGTTTTACCCGGTTGAATCCGCGACGCATCCAGGCAGAACTGCTATCGCTGCTGAAACAGGGTGCAAACTGA